The Deltaproteobacteria bacterium nucleotide sequence CCAACGGCCATTCTCGCGACGGAAGCGGTCTTCATAGTAACCTGAGCCAATCATACTTTGACCCTTGCGATTGATGCGCACTTCGATCGTACAGGTTCCCGTCGCCTCATTACCATTAAGTGTAATCAGATGATTGTGAATACATGGCAATGCGGTATTGCGTTGAATTGCCCCATAGAATTTGTTGAGGTCCTCTTGACCATGCACTTCAGTGACGGGTTGACCCGGAAAGCGATTGA carries:
- a CDS encoding nuclear transport factor 2 family protein, which translates into the protein MKTIEQQVQELTDREEIKELTARYAHSVARGEGASVAALFTDDGTFINRFPGQPVTEVHGQEDLNKFYGAIQRNTALPCIHNHLITLNGNEATGTCTIEVRINRKGQSMIGSGYYEDRFRRENGRWKFVLRDCTFFHFVPIQQGWAEGAKS